Proteins co-encoded in one Erinaceus europaeus chromosome 2, mEriEur2.1, whole genome shotgun sequence genomic window:
- the LOC132537064 gene encoding uncharacterized protein LOC132537064: MSLLGPHQAPLSGSTLSGSLLSGSLLGLGFGAPVAWPEKSGRRSGDSAGRHPPPATPALSGSPSPALCGSPSPAICGSPSPTFCGSPSPARDPRLLRVSIPRPGPRHLRVAIPRDSRPLRVSVPRPLRVSIPRHLRVSIPHLLRVSIPRPRPPPSAGLHPPVICGSPSPVICGSLTPPATPALCGSSSPALSGSPSPARDPRPLRVSIPRLLRVSDPRPRPPPSAGRHPPPSAGLHPPPATPALCGPPTLCPPAALRPSSLRPRPASPLAAPPQAPPLVPARATRNAWVPHPPAQFPRPRCTHILPSPRFTHAPCHPPDATMPPAIPQVSPMPPAIPQVSPHPAIPQVSPHPAIPQVCPHLAIPQV, encoded by the exons ATGTCCCTGCTCGGCCCGCACCAGGCCCCGCTCTCCGGGTCCACACTGAGCGGGTCCCTGCTCTCCGGCTCCCTGCTCGGCCTCGGGTTTGGGGCCCCCGTGGCATGGCCGGAGAAGTCAG GTAGGAGGTCGGGGGACTCTGCGGGTCGCCATCCCCCGCCCGCGACCCCCGCCCTCTCCGGGTCTCCATCCCCCGCCCTCTGCGGGTCGCCATCCCCCGCCATCTGCGGGTCGCCATCCCCCACCTTCTGCGGGTCTCCATCCCCCGCCCGCGACCCCCGCCTTCTGCGGGTCTCCATACCCCGCCCGGGACCCCGTCATCTGCGGGTCGCCATCCCCCGCGACTCCCGCCCTCTGCGGGTCTCCGTCCCCCGCCCTCTCCGGGTCTCCATCCCCCGTCATCTGCGGGTCTCCATCCCCCACCTTCTGCGGGTCTCCATCCCCCGCCCGCGACCCCCGCCCTCTGCGGGTCTCCATCCCCCCGTCATCTGCGGGTCTCCATCCCCCGTCATCTGCGGGTCTCTGACCCCGCCCGCGACCCCCGCCCTCTGCGGGTCTTCATCCCCCGCCCTCTCCGGGTCTCCATCCCCCGCCCGCGACCCCCGCCCTCTGCGGGTCTCCATCCCCCGTCTTCTGCGGGTCTCTGACCCCCGCCCGCGACCCCCGCCATCTGCGGGTCGCCATCCCCCGCCATCTGCGGGTCTCCATCCCCCGCCCGCGACCCCCGCCCTCTGCGGGCCGCCCACCCTCTGTCCCCCCGCCGCGCTGCGTCCCTCTTCCCTGCGCCCCCGGCCCGCCTCTCCCCTGGCAGCGCCCCCGCAAG CGCCCCCACTGGTCCCCGCCCGCGCCACACGCAACGCCTGGGTCCCGCACCCACCGGCCCAGTTCCCCCGCCCCAG GTGTACCCACATCCTGCCATCCCCCAGGTTTACCCATGCCCCCTGCCATCCCCCAGATGCCACCATGCCCCCTGCCATCCCCCAGGTGTCACCCATGCCACCTGCCATCCCCCAGGTGTCGCCACATCCTGCCATCCCCCAGGTGTCGCCACATCCTGCCATCCCCCAGGTGTGCCCACATCTTGCCATCCCCCAGGT GTGA
- the RNF225 gene encoding RING finger protein 225: protein MPCPWPPWLQRAAPPAAPGSPCNAAPARDSEDEEEEDDVDGSPGSDPMLPPPSPAECLICVSPFDDAFKLPKRLDCEHVFCLECLARLSLATAGGGAALSCPVCRAPTRLAPRRQLPALPTPPDLLPRTPRAGSVRFDRRHGLLYVRAPAPMPGLPRKAPAPPPLRLGRPLSRRQALRDSAWAFNAAVGLAVLVAAGLVVSGVYIFLLIPHASPGRPQLVAFAPPPGFSWLPPQQRPWLTVTSGPWLGAPKPAAPNPKPAPYQPPAPREPAPPPREPAPKPPEPAPLGGHPDPPDGPPQPALEPASVEATLNQTRPGTPDRE from the coding sequence ATGCCGTGCCCCTGGCCGCCCTGGCTGCAGCGCGCCGCCCCGCCggctgcccctggctccccctgcAACGCCGCCCCCGCGCGTGACAgcgaggatgaggaagaggaggacgatGTGGACGGCAGCCCGGGCTCCGACCCCATGCTGCCGCCGCCCTCGCCAGCCGAGTGCCTCATCTGCGTGTCGCCCTTCGACGACGCCTTCAAGCTGCCCAAGCGCCTGGACTGCGAGCACGTGTTCTGCCTCGAGTGCCTGGCGCGCCTGTCGCTGGCCACGGCGGGCGGAGGCGCCGCGCTGTCCTGCCCCGTGTGCCGCGCGCCCACGCGCCTCGCCCCGCGCCGCCAGCTGCCCGCGCTGCCCACGCCGCCCGACCTGCTGCCGCGCACGCCCCGCGCCGGCTCCGTGCGCTTCGACCGGCGGCACGGGCTGCTGTACGTGCGGGCGCCCGCGCCCATGCCCGGCCTGCCCCGCAAGGCCcccgcgccgccgccgctgcGCCTCGGCCGCCCGCTGTCCCGCCGCCAGGCGCTGCGCGACTCGGCCTGGGCCTTCAACGCGGCCGTGGGGCTGGCGGTGCTGGTGGCCGCGGGGCTGGTGGTGTCGGGCGTCTACATCTTCCTGCTCATCCCGCACGCCTCGCCCGGGCGCCCGCAGCTCGTGGCCTTCGCGCCGCCGCCCGGCTTCTCCTGGCTGCCCCCGCAGCAGCGGCCCTGGCTGACTGTCACGTCGGGCCCGTGGCTCGGCGCCCCCAAGCCCGCGGCGCCCAACCCCAAGCCGGCGCCCTACCAGCCGCCCGCGCCCAGGGAGCCCGCGCCCCCACCCCGGGAGCCCGCGCCCAAACCCCCGGAGCCCGCGCCCCTGGGCGGCCACCCCGACCCCCCCGACGGCCCGCCCCAGCCCGCGCTCGAGCCCGCGTCCGTGGAGGCCACGCTCAACCAGACGCGCCCTGGGACCCCGGACCGCGAGTAG
- the RPS5 gene encoding small ribosomal subunit protein uS7 produces MTEWEAAAPAVAETPDIKLFGKWSTDDVQINDISLQDYIAVKEKYAKYLPHSAGRYAAKRFRKAQCPIVERLTNSMMMHGRNNGKKLMTVRIVKHAFEIIHLLTGENPLQVLVNAIINSGPREDSTRIGRAGTVRRQAVDVSPLRRVNQAIWLLCTGAREAAFRNIKTIAECLADELINAAKGSSNSYAIKKKDELERVAKSNR; encoded by the exons ATGACCGAGTGGGAGGCCGCCGCGCCCGCCGTCGCCGAGACGCCCGACATCAAGCTGTTCGGGAAGTGGAGCACCGACGACGTGCAGATCAACgacatttccctgcag GACTACATCGCCGTCAAGGAGAAGTACGCCAAGTACCTGCCGCACAGCGCCGGCCGCTACGCCGCCAAGCGCTTCCGCAAGGCGCAGTGCCCGATCGTGGAGCGGCTCACCAACTCCATGATGATGCACGGCCGCAACAACGGCAAGAAGCTCATGACGGTGCGCATCGTCAAGCACGCCTTCGAGATCATCCACCTGCTCACGGGAGAG aaCCCGCTGCAGGTCCTGGTGAACGCCATCATCAACAGCGGCCCCCGCGAGGACTCCACCCGCATCGGCCGGGCGGGCACCGTGAGGCGGCAGGCCGTGGACGTCTCCCCGCTGCGCCGCGTGAATCAG GCTATCTGGCTGCTGTGCACCGGCGCCCGCGAGGCTGCCTTCAGGAACATCAAGACCATTGCCGAGTGCCTGGCGGACGAGCTCATCAACGCGGCCAAG GGCTCTTCCAACTCGTACGCAATCAAGAAGAAAGACGAGCTGGAGCGCGTGGCCAAGTCCAACCGCTGA